In the Leishmania panamensis strain MHOM/PA/94/PSC-1 chromosome 30 sequence genome, one interval contains:
- the GPI14 gene encoding mannosyltransferase, putative (TriTrypDB/GeneDB-style sysID: LpmP.30.1980) translates to MSKATWLDRQSIRQLLLYGGLVRLVLLIYAAFHDYYFRVQYTDIDYMIVVDGARELLHGGTPFDRTTYRYTPLLAVLVLPAVLIANPLGKVVFTLSDLGAAYYCFRILLRFSTERSAKWMVIIMILFNPVVLNVSTRGNSDMLISFMCMGVLAKFAEGRYFTAAAILGFAVHFKIYPIIYTLPLVLGVWERAKQNRFFSRLAHTTSVVVGCGLCFTVSFAVPTYVCYAVYGQQYLDEAFIYHIHREDHRHNFSPYWLLMYLNMGRRDLGVGVDYSAGLFAFLPQFAVLCYASWKLRKNIAHACCVETILFVAFNKVCTVQYFVWFLPFLAFVFCDPARSTGLTYATAAPKSERRRPLWSVMVIFMWGLTIPLWVWTAYPLEFQGRNHYGRLWIVSCLFYLATVGLAAWLGRLCYRNSMTIAMMDVSLTRKEV, encoded by the coding sequence ATGAGCAAGGCAACGTGGCTGGACCGACAGAGCATTCGCCAGCTTCTCCTCTACGGAGGACTCGTGCGACTGGTGCTGCTTATTTACGCTGCTTTTCATGACTACTATTTCCGAGTCCAATACACGGATATTGACTACATGATTGTGGTTGATGGCGCCAGGGAGTTACTGCATGGAGGAACGCCGTTTGATCGCACGACGTACCGGTACACCCCTCTTCTGGCCGTCCTGGTGCTCCCCGCAGTGCTCATCGCAAACCCGCTGGGAAAGGTCGTCTTTACGCTGAGCGACCTTGGTGCAGCCTACTACTGCTTTCGAATACTCCTGCGCTTTTCGACGGAACGGAGTGCCAAGTGGATGGTAATTATCATGATTCTCTTCAACCCCGTTGTGCTGAACGTGTCGACGCGTGGCAACAGCGACATGCTCATATCTTTCATGTGCATGGGAGTGCTGGCAAAGTTTGCCGAGGGTCGTTACTTCACGGCCGCGGCAATCCTCGGCTTTGCTGTGCATTTTAAGATCTATCCCATCATCTACACGCTTCCGTTGGTGCTCGGTGTGTGGGAGCGTGCGAAGCAAAATCGCTTCTTCAGTCGTCTCGCCCACACCACCTCTGTAGTAGTCGGTTGTGGTCTCTGCTTCACGGTCAGCTTCGCTGTTCCGACGTATGTGTGCTACGCAGTCTACGGCCAACAGTACCTCGACGAGGCCTTCATTTACCATATCCATCGCGAGGATCACCGGCACAACTTCTCTCCGTACTGGCTGCTCATGTACCTCAATATGGGTCGCCGAGAcctcggcgtcggcgtcgacTACTCCGCCGGACTGTTTGCGTTTCTGCCGCAGTTTGCAGTTCTGTGCTACGCCTCGTGGAAGCTTCGCAAGAACATTGCCCACGCCTGCTGCGTGGAGACGATTCTCTTCGTCGCCTTCAACAAGGTCTGCACCGTGCAGTACTTTGTGTGGTTCCTCCCGTTCCTCGCGTTCGTCTTCTGCGACCCGGCGCGGTCAACAGGGCTCACgtacgccaccgctgcccctAAGTCAGAGCGTCGACGGCCGCTCTGGTCTGTCATGGTCATCTTCATGTGGGGCCTCACAATTCCACTGTGGGTGTGGACAGCCTACCCGCTCGAGTTTCAGGGACGGAACCACTACGGCCGTCTTTGGATTGTGTCGTGCCTTTTCTACCTCGCCACAGTGGGCCTCGCCGCATGGCTGGGACGGCTGTGTTACCGGAATAGCATGACCATCGCTATGATGGACGTTTCCCTGACGCGCAAGGAGGTTTAG